In a single window of the Serratia quinivorans genome:
- the yedP gene encoding Putative mannosyl-3-phosphoglycerate phosphatase, whose translation MLKLSPDLLIFTDLDGSLLDHHSYRWHAAQPWLDRLAQAQTPLIITTSKTAAEVCTLQQQLGLSHWPFIAENGAQIVFPEGWHDQPDYPAKTLGADYHSLTATLRALRHQTGFAFQGFADVDAATVANWTGLTLPQARQARQRAGSEPLRWAGTDRQLEHFRTLLAQHDLHLTQGGRFYHLMSREVSKGNAARWLAARYQLTRRQPLTTLSLGDGPNDLSLLHASNLAVLIRGQQAQPLTLPNDFSGRLYRTQQQGPQGWCEGLDHFLLNGRSQHE comes from the coding sequence ATGCTGAAACTGAGTCCCGACCTGTTGATTTTTACCGATCTGGACGGTTCACTGCTGGATCACCACAGCTACCGCTGGCACGCGGCGCAGCCCTGGCTGGATCGTCTGGCACAGGCCCAGACGCCGCTGATCATCACCACCAGTAAAACCGCCGCCGAGGTCTGCACGTTGCAACAGCAACTGGGGCTGAGCCACTGGCCCTTTATTGCCGAAAACGGCGCGCAGATTGTTTTTCCCGAGGGATGGCACGACCAACCCGACTACCCGGCGAAAACCCTGGGGGCCGATTACCACAGCCTGACGGCAACCTTGCGGGCATTGCGCCACCAGACCGGTTTCGCCTTCCAGGGATTTGCCGATGTGGATGCCGCGACGGTGGCAAACTGGACTGGCTTAACCCTGCCCCAAGCCCGCCAGGCACGGCAACGTGCCGGTTCTGAACCGCTTCGTTGGGCAGGCACCGATCGCCAACTTGAACACTTTCGCACCCTGCTGGCGCAACACGACCTGCATCTGACTCAGGGGGGACGCTTTTATCACCTGATGAGCCGAGAGGTCAGCAAGGGCAATGCCGCCCGCTGGCTGGCCGCGCGTTATCAATTAACCCGGCGTCAGCCTTTAACCACCCTCAGTCTGGGCGATGGCCCCAATGACCTCTCCCTGCTGCACGCCAGCAATCTGGCGGTATTGATCCGTGGCCAGCAGGCCCAGCCGCTTACTTTACCGAACGACTTCTCCGGCCGGCTGTACCGCACGCAACAGCAAGGCCCACAGGGCTGGTGCGAAGGATTGGATCATTTTCTGCTTAACGGGAGATCTCAACATGAGTGA
- a CDS encoding putative glucosyl-3-phosphoglycerate synthase, which produces MSEFYQDGIITNFHNLAQRDLAELEYELQVFSGRNTMGLILPSLYSELEGPALDKIVDTLAQVPYLEEIVIGLDRANHQQFLHAKAFFSRLPQRHRILWNDGPRLTAIAEQLSAEGLAPNEPGKGRNVWFCVGYTLASRRSSCVALHDCDIVTYNRRMLARLLYPVANPQFHYDFCKGYYARVAGGKLNGRVGRLLVFPLLKSLQKVYGNSDFLDYLRSYRYPLSGEFAMRTHILNDLRIPSDWGLEIGVLSEIHRNTATNRICQVDIADHYDHKHQPMSEDDPNTGLQRMASDITKALYRKLAIQGVPITSDSFRVLRATYYRTALDMIDAFEHDAKMNGLGFDRHSEESAVELFSRVISQAGHAFSENPGDKPFVPSWNRVQSAFPDILQRLYDAVEQDNQQ; this is translated from the coding sequence ATGAGTGAATTTTACCAGGACGGCATCATCACCAACTTCCACAATCTGGCCCAACGTGACTTGGCCGAGCTGGAATATGAGCTGCAAGTGTTCTCCGGCCGCAACACCATGGGGTTGATTTTGCCTTCACTCTATTCCGAGCTGGAGGGCCCCGCGCTGGACAAGATCGTCGATACGCTGGCACAGGTGCCCTATCTGGAGGAAATCGTGATTGGCCTGGATCGCGCCAACCATCAGCAATTTCTGCACGCCAAAGCCTTCTTCTCGCGCCTGCCACAGCGCCACCGGATTTTGTGGAATGATGGGCCGCGCCTGACGGCGATTGCCGAACAGCTCAGCGCCGAAGGACTGGCACCCAACGAGCCGGGCAAAGGCCGCAACGTATGGTTCTGCGTCGGTTATACCCTGGCATCGCGCCGCAGCAGCTGTGTGGCGCTGCACGACTGTGACATTGTCACCTATAATCGTCGCATGCTGGCGCGTCTGCTGTACCCGGTGGCCAACCCGCAGTTTCATTACGACTTCTGCAAGGGCTATTACGCCCGGGTGGCTGGCGGCAAGCTGAATGGCCGCGTGGGTCGGTTGCTGGTGTTTCCGCTATTGAAATCACTGCAAAAGGTCTATGGCAACTCGGATTTTCTCGACTATCTGCGCAGCTACCGCTACCCGCTCTCCGGTGAGTTCGCCATGCGCACCCATATCCTCAATGACTTGCGGATTCCCAGCGATTGGGGACTGGAGATTGGCGTACTGTCGGAAATCCACCGGAACACCGCCACCAACCGAATTTGTCAGGTCGATATCGCCGACCATTACGACCACAAGCATCAGCCAATGTCGGAGGATGATCCGAACACCGGCCTGCAACGTATGGCGAGCGACATTACCAAGGCGTTGTATCGCAAGCTGGCGATCCAGGGGGTGCCGATCACCAGTGATTCTTTCCGCGTGCTGCGCGCCACTTATTACCGCACCGCATTGGATATGATCGACGCCTTCGAGCACGACGCCAAAATGAACGGCCTGGGTTTCGATCGTCACAGCGAAGAATCGGCGGTCGAACTGTTCTCCCGAGTCATTTCTCAGGCGGGCCACGCCTTTAGCGAAAATCCCGGTGACAAACCCTTTGTGCCTAGCTGGAACCGCGTACAGTCCGCCTTCCCGGACATCCTGCAACGGCTGTATGACGCAGTGGAGCAGGATAACCAGCAGTAA
- the tetA gene encoding Tetracycline resistance protein, class C — translation MEAWKLNLISVWLGCFFTGLAMSQILPFLPLYVEQLGVSGHQSLSIWSGLVFSGTFLVSALVSPLWGSLADRKGRKLMLLRASLGMAVVIALQGMVTSVYQLFALRALMGLTSGYIPNAMALVASQVPRDKSGWALGTLSTGPVTGVIVGPLLGGLMADHLGLRVVFFVTAVLMFVSFLITLFLIKERHIEVKKADRLSGKAVFQSLPYPALIVTLFVSTLMIQLANSSISPILTLFIKDLSGDSGNLAFISGMIAAVPGVAALMSAPRLGRLGDRIGTARILLAALGLTTVLFAIMAWVETPLQLGILRFLLGFADGALMPAVQTLLLKYSSDQVTGRIFGYNQSFMYLGNVVGPLIGSGVSALMGFRWVFVVTAVLVLINCLQLRSQFNKVEAKSSPSGQEGER, via the coding sequence ATGGAAGCGTGGAAACTCAATCTGATCTCAGTCTGGCTCGGCTGTTTCTTTACCGGGCTGGCGATGAGCCAAATCCTGCCTTTTCTACCGCTGTACGTCGAACAGCTCGGCGTCAGTGGCCACCAGTCGCTGAGTATCTGGTCCGGACTGGTGTTCAGCGGCACCTTTTTGGTTTCGGCGCTGGTATCACCGCTGTGGGGCAGCCTGGCAGACCGCAAGGGCCGCAAGCTCATGCTGCTGCGTGCTTCGTTGGGAATGGCGGTCGTGATTGCGCTGCAGGGTATGGTGACCAGCGTTTATCAGCTGTTTGCACTGCGCGCACTGATGGGGCTGACCTCCGGTTATATCCCCAATGCCATGGCGTTGGTCGCTTCGCAGGTACCGCGTGACAAAAGCGGCTGGGCTTTGGGCACTTTGTCTACCGGCCCGGTGACCGGGGTGATCGTTGGCCCACTATTGGGTGGCCTGATGGCCGACCATCTGGGGCTACGCGTGGTGTTTTTCGTCACCGCCGTGCTGATGTTTGTCAGTTTCCTGATTACCCTGTTCCTGATAAAAGAACGCCATATCGAGGTAAAAAAAGCCGATCGATTAAGCGGCAAAGCGGTATTCCAGTCGCTGCCCTATCCGGCGCTGATTGTGACCTTGTTTGTCAGCACTCTGATGATCCAATTGGCCAACTCATCGATCAGTCCGATACTGACGCTGTTTATCAAGGATTTGTCCGGTGATAGTGGCAACCTGGCCTTTATTAGCGGCATGATCGCCGCCGTTCCTGGCGTTGCCGCATTGATGTCTGCCCCGCGTCTCGGCCGGCTTGGCGACCGTATCGGCACCGCACGCATTTTGTTGGCCGCATTAGGATTGACTACGGTGCTATTTGCCATCATGGCCTGGGTGGAAACGCCGCTCCAGTTGGGGATCCTGCGTTTTCTGTTGGGGTTTGCCGATGGCGCCTTGATGCCTGCCGTGCAGACGCTGCTGCTGAAGTACTCTTCCGATCAGGTCACCGGACGCATCTTCGGCTATAACCAGTCGTTTATGTATCTCGGTAACGTGGTGGGGCCGCTGATTGGCTCTGGCGTTTCGGCGCTGATGGGCTTCCGCTGGGTGTTTGTGGTCACGGCGGTGCTGGTGCTGATTAACTGCCTGCAACTGCGCAGCCAGTTTAACAAGGTCGAAGCGAAGTCCTCTCCCTCCGGCCAAGAGGGAGAGCGTTGA
- a CDS encoding Glyoxalase-like domain yields MEQQFAGLGVLFIAGFGPITQHTEQSKAFYADALGLPLKPMDGNADYFLTEHGALEGVKHFALWPLAQAAQSCFGSDQWPADLPVPQAWMEFDVADMALATQGLIDRGYRLLIANREEPWGQSVTRLLSPEGLLIGVTFTPWLRD; encoded by the coding sequence ATGGAACAGCAGTTCGCAGGACTGGGCGTGTTGTTTATCGCCGGATTTGGGCCGATTACCCAGCATACGGAACAAAGCAAGGCGTTCTACGCTGACGCGCTGGGGCTGCCGCTGAAGCCCATGGACGGCAATGCCGATTATTTTCTGACCGAACATGGCGCACTGGAGGGGGTTAAACACTTCGCCCTGTGGCCTTTGGCGCAGGCCGCACAGTCCTGCTTCGGCAGCGATCAATGGCCGGCCGATTTGCCGGTGCCGCAGGCCTGGATGGAATTTGACGTTGCCGATATGGCACTGGCGACTCAGGGATTGATCGATCGCGGTTATCGTCTGTTGATCGCCAACCGTGAAGAACCCTGGGGCCAGAGCGTTACCCGGTTGCTCAGCCCGGAAGGGCTGTTGATCGGCGTGACCTTTACCCCCTGGTTACGTGATTAA
- the rhaS_5 gene encoding L-rhamnose operon regulatory protein rhaS, translated as MSGYKAFETLREHKARLHNSVQLGSGVELAAWSNCNDRITQESADHHTLSLYIADGYECYQKVPGGWKNGGGPDRFCIMPRQYESTWDVRSDLSFVHLYCTDQHLRQVAEQTWDRSPAAINLEPSAFGEDPQITLLYRQFLLNCDWHERANQLALSSATTLLMSHLIQRYSQLQWALPQVRGGLAPAVAKRVKGYIEQHLDQPLLLADLAAQAGLSEFHFARMFKHDTGLAPHQFVMRARLQQAEKLLRHSLLPLTQIALECGFSSSSHFSNRFKAAYGFSPTQMRQGR; from the coding sequence ATGTCCGGCTACAAGGCGTTTGAAACACTGCGGGAACATAAAGCGCGGTTGCACAACAGCGTGCAGCTGGGTTCCGGCGTGGAACTGGCCGCCTGGTCCAACTGCAATGACCGAATTACCCAGGAAAGCGCCGATCACCATACTCTGAGTCTGTATATTGCCGACGGTTATGAGTGCTATCAAAAAGTGCCCGGTGGCTGGAAGAACGGCGGCGGGCCGGATCGCTTCTGCATTATGCCGCGCCAGTATGAATCTACCTGGGACGTGCGCAGCGATTTGTCTTTCGTGCACCTTTACTGCACCGACCAGCATTTGCGTCAGGTGGCAGAGCAAACCTGGGATCGCAGCCCGGCGGCAATCAATCTCGAACCCTCCGCTTTTGGCGAGGATCCGCAGATCACACTGCTGTATCGCCAGTTTTTACTCAACTGCGACTGGCATGAGCGCGCCAATCAACTGGCACTCAGCAGCGCCACAACCCTGCTGATGTCACACCTGATCCAGCGTTACAGCCAATTGCAATGGGCGTTACCGCAGGTCCGCGGCGGTCTGGCTCCGGCGGTCGCCAAACGGGTGAAAGGGTATATTGAGCAGCATCTCGACCAGCCGTTGTTGCTGGCAGACCTGGCGGCACAGGCAGGGCTGAGTGAGTTCCATTTTGCCCGGATGTTCAAACATGACACGGGCCTGGCACCACACCAGTTTGTGATGCGCGCGCGGCTGCAGCAGGCAGAAAAACTGCTGCGCCACAGCCTGCTGCCACTGACGCAGATTGCGCTGGAGTGCGGTTTTAGTTCCTCCAGCCATTTCAGCAACCGCTTCAAGGCGGCCTATGGATTTTCCCCAACGCAAATGCGTCAGGGGCGTTGA
- a CDS encoding putative DMT superfamily transporter inner membrane protein codes for MRRPISAAGLESVIFSMAVLFNAVNGLIFFRQRPSPNLLPAAVLGITGIVALFWQDLVATQMAPELLKGIGLSALGTYGFSLGNMISSRHQRRGLDILSTNTYAMSYGAILMALIALAQGASFQIEFSTRYIGSLLYLAIFGSVIAFAAYFSLLGRIGAGAAAYSTLLFPLVALSISTIYEGYQWHLNAVIGLCLILLGNLVMFAKPGRFTGLWRRRAV; via the coding sequence ATGCGGCGGCCTATATCAGCAGCGGGGCTGGAATCGGTGATTTTCTCAATGGCAGTGCTGTTCAACGCGGTCAACGGGTTGATTTTCTTTCGGCAACGTCCCAGCCCGAACCTGCTGCCGGCGGCGGTGCTGGGTATCACCGGGATCGTCGCCCTGTTCTGGCAAGATCTGGTCGCCACGCAAATGGCGCCGGAGCTGTTGAAAGGCATTGGGCTGAGCGCACTGGGTACCTACGGTTTCTCTTTGGGCAATATGATCAGTTCCCGCCACCAGCGGCGCGGGCTGGATATTCTGTCTACCAATACCTATGCCATGAGCTATGGCGCTATCCTGATGGCGCTGATCGCCCTGGCCCAGGGTGCGTCATTCCAGATTGAGTTCAGCACTCGCTATATCGGCTCGCTGCTGTACCTGGCGATTTTCGGTTCAGTGATTGCCTTTGCCGCCTATTTCAGTCTGTTGGGCCGTATTGGTGCCGGGGCCGCAGCCTACAGCACCCTGTTGTTCCCCCTGGTGGCACTGAGCATTTCGACAATTTATGAAGGCTACCAGTGGCACCTGAATGCGGTGATTGGCCTGTGCCTGATCCTGCTGGGTAATCTGGTGATGTTCGCCAAACCGGGCCGGTTCACTGGGTTATGGCGACGCCGGGCGGTGTAA